GTCGTCGGCTCTTGCACCCGATACCATCGCTTGAGGACGTCGTGGACGCTTGCGGGGAACGGGGCCTGTTCGTACTCACGGGACTTGCCGTAGACTTCGATCAGCCGCTCGTCGAAATCGATGTCCTTCCACCGGAGGCCGTTGCGCTTGTCGTCTTTTGGATCGGCAAACAACTCAGCACCACGCGCCCCCGTGCCGTCGAGCATGACGACGATCGCCCGATCACGGAAGGCCGCCTCTACATCGGTCCGGATGGTTCCCTCGAGAGCCATGTCCACGCGCTTGGTGGCATACTCGAGCAACGTCTCGCGGTCTTCTTGAGACCAATACTGGCGTTTGCGTTTCCCGTCGTCCTCTGGCAGCGGGTCCATCGCGGTGTTCGTATTCGCCGGGTTCGACTCGAGGTGTTGTTCTCGCACCGACCAGGAGAGAAAAGCTCGAACGTAGGCGAAGTAGTTGTGAGCGGTTGAAGCCGCCAGGTCCTCATCGATTACGACGCGGTCGTAGAGGTGTTCGCTGTAACTGCGGACATCGTGGGGTGTGAGCTCGTCGACGAACTCGAGATCACGCTCGTCTCGACAGTGGTCGGCGAACTCACGCAGTGGTGAGCGCATGGTCGTCTTCGAACCGTCGGCGTTGATCTTATAGCGCAGGTAGCTCTCGATGGCCTCGTGGACGGTTGTGTCCCCGCGTGTAGCCCGTCTCTCCGTTGATCCAGACATTCGTATGTGGGGTACAGTGTCGACCCTCGTAAAGTCCCTTGGTTAAACTCCCTTTTAACCAAGTGCAATCTGAAACGCCTCTCGCGGGCGATTTCGGGAGTCTCCGGTACTCGAGCGTACAAAATTACATCTAATAAACCAAATACAGCTGTATAGATTTTTCTCGGCGGCGACCACAATCTCGGGATCTCAAATTCTACTAAACCACTAGAATCACGCGAGCGCGTTTGTTTGTGTTCTTGCGCGCACGTGCGCGAGTACGAGAAGCAGAGTCGTCGGCGCTGTTGAAATCCCCTTCTTTAGCTGCGTTGCGGTTGATGAGTGACGGTGCGGTCTGCGTATCGTGTTTTGGGTCGTTGTGATGTGGAGATTGAGGATCGCGTTTGCTCTCGTGTCGACTAAGAGCGAGACTTTCAGCTGCTGAATCGTCAGCTTCGCCCGTTTTGTGTATCAACTTCAAAATTGATTTATATAATTACAT
This genomic window from Natribaculum luteum contains:
- a CDS encoding tyrosine-type recombinase/integrase; protein product: MSGSTERRATRGDTTVHEAIESYLRYKINADGSKTTMRSPLREFADHCRDERDLEFVDELTPHDVRSYSEHLYDRVVIDEDLAASTAHNYFAYVRAFLSWSVREQHLESNPANTNTAMDPLPEDDGKRKRQYWSQEDRETLLEYATKRVDMALEGTIRTDVEAAFRDRAIVVMLDGTGARGAELFADPKDDKRNGLRWKDIDFDERLIEVYGKSREYEQAPFPASVHDVLKRWYRVQEPTTEAWPVFPTGHYGSKKSTLEDALGKKAVSRALEDRGDAGKTEVLDRLHCEHEVPPPSISKEGVRRLLKRLTDEAGIDPDGEYDYLTLHGARRALGRDLYTSGMSEKAQEALRHNSIETTHEAYADVKMKDVSDSIDDVRG